In Paracoccus aminophilus JCM 7686, a single window of DNA contains:
- a CDS encoding GSCFA domain-containing protein has product MPKFRLDETALTVTAGSCFAQHVGRALRRAGLRLRDVEPPPRAVPAEIAAAYGYGIYSARYGNIYTTRQLRQLLEDAESDRVEASDFWARGARIHDAFRPRIEPDGFASLDEAMVLRRDHLGAVRRLFRGATHFIFTLGLTETWEERASGLVYPTCPGVVAGAFDPERYAFRNLSFAEVLADLEAVRSHLHRAQPDLRMILTVSPVPLTATASGQHVLVATQRSKAVLRAAADEFAASHPDVDYFPSYEIVTNPAARGAFFREGLREVSEQGVAAAMAAFLRAHGLPQKQPDAEPQSAEDSPADPTDDVICEEVLLEAFRK; this is encoded by the coding sequence ATGCCGAAATTCCGACTGGACGAGACGGCGCTGACGGTCACGGCCGGCAGTTGCTTTGCCCAGCATGTCGGGCGTGCGCTGCGCCGCGCGGGGCTGCGTCTGCGCGATGTCGAGCCCCCGCCACGCGCCGTGCCCGCCGAGATCGCGGCGGCCTATGGCTACGGCATCTATTCGGCGCGCTACGGTAACATCTATACGACGCGCCAACTGCGCCAGCTTCTCGAGGATGCCGAAAGCGACCGGGTCGAGGCTTCGGATTTCTGGGCGCGCGGCGCGCGGATCCACGACGCCTTCCGCCCGAGGATCGAGCCCGACGGCTTTGCCTCGCTCGATGAGGCCATGGTCTTGCGCCGCGATCATCTGGGCGCGGTGCGGCGGCTCTTTCGCGGCGCGACGCATTTCATCTTCACGCTCGGGCTGACCGAAACCTGGGAAGAGCGCGCCTCGGGTCTGGTCTATCCGACCTGTCCGGGCGTGGTCGCGGGCGCCTTCGATCCCGAGAGATATGCCTTTCGCAACCTCTCCTTCGCCGAGGTTCTGGCCGATCTCGAGGCGGTGCGCAGCCATCTGCACCGCGCCCAGCCGGATCTGCGCATGATCCTGACGGTTTCGCCGGTGCCTTTGACCGCGACGGCCTCGGGCCAGCACGTTCTGGTCGCGACCCAGCGGTCCAAGGCGGTGCTGCGCGCGGCGGCGGACGAATTCGCGGCAAGCCATCCGGATGTCGATTATTTCCCCTCTTACGAGATCGTCACCAATCCGGCGGCGCGGGGCGCCTTTTTCCGCGAGGGCCTGCGCGAAGTCAGCGAGCAAGGGGTCGCGGCGGCCATGGCGGCGTTTTTGCGCGCGCATGGTTTGCCGCAAAAGCAGCCCGACGCCGAGCCGCAATCGGCTGAGGACAGCCCCGCCGATCCGACGGATGATGTGATCTGCGAAGAGGTGCTTCTCGAGGCGTTTCGCAAATGA
- a CDS encoding GSCFA domain-containing protein, which translates to MMNPDAHRPSQAVYSPAATFAAQGEIAFEWRGKLALSRQDQIAVAGGSFARQLGASLRAAGLGLLDAEPAPDGAPFAAAQDYGYGQFSARFGRIDSARLFAQVLDDAATGFVSPRYVWHQNGRYVDAFRPWIEPGGMVSVAEVLALRRHHLAAVKRLFRQADCLILTLGAGEYWLEPDTGRAFPLRPDELAGAVDPAQLLRQRPERAVVAADLALLRRQVTQLNPQLRMVLSVSPQRADEGRAGSAVLSAVRDFAAAHPEIDYFPAAEIADHHRLARWQGFAAPETGTSDAVISAFLRGYGLDNLAPQHRIGQAEGPGALGRGGAGG; encoded by the coding sequence ATGATGAACCCCGATGCGCACCGCCCCTCTCAGGCAGTCTATTCCCCAGCCGCGACCTTTGCTGCGCAGGGGGAGATCGCGTTTGAATGGCGGGGAAAGCTCGCGCTGTCCCGGCAAGATCAGATCGCTGTCGCCGGGGGCAGCTTTGCCCGGCAGTTGGGCGCGAGCCTGCGGGCGGCGGGGCTGGGGCTGCTCGATGCCGAACCTGCGCCTGACGGCGCGCCCTTCGCGGCGGCGCAGGATTATGGCTACGGGCAGTTCTCGGCGCGGTTCGGGCGGATCGACTCGGCGCGGCTCTTTGCGCAGGTGCTGGACGATGCGGCGACGGGCTTTGTCTCACCGCGCTATGTCTGGCACCAGAACGGGCGCTATGTCGATGCGTTTCGGCCTTGGATCGAACCGGGTGGGATGGTCTCGGTCGCCGAGGTTCTGGCACTGCGCCGCCATCATCTCGCGGCAGTGAAGCGGCTCTTTCGGCAGGCGGATTGCCTGATCCTGACGCTTGGTGCTGGCGAATATTGGCTTGAGCCGGACACCGGACGCGCCTTTCCGCTGCGCCCAGATGAACTGGCCGGTGCGGTCGATCCCGCGCAACTTCTGCGCCAGCGGCCAGAGCGTGCGGTGGTGGCGGCTGATTTGGCGCTTCTGCGCAGGCAGGTGACCCAACTGAACCCGCAGCTGCGGATGGTGCTGTCGGTGTCGCCGCAGAGGGCTGACGAGGGCAGGGCGGGCTCTGCGGTCTTGAGTGCGGTGCGAGATTTTGCAGCCGCGCATCCAGAGATCGACTATTTCCCGGCTGCCGAAATCGCGGATCACCATCGGCTCGCGCGATGGCAGGGGTTTGCCGCGCCTGAAACTGGCACCAGTGACGCCGTCATTTCGGCGTTTCTGCGCGGCTACGGGCTCGATAATCTGGCCCCGCAGCACCGTATCGGACAGGCCGAAGGCCCCGGGGCGCTGGGGCGAGGCGGGGCAGGAGGGTGA
- a CDS encoding site-specific DNA-methyltransferase produces MKTETTRRAEPRSLPLNQILAGDCIEVMNSLPENSVDLIFADPPYNLQLKGDLHRPDNSKVDAVDDHWDQFAGFGAYDKFTREWLAAARRVLKPHGAIWVIGSYHNIFRVGAALQDAGFWILNDVVWRKSNPMPNFRGKRLTNAHETMIWASKSENSKYTFNYEALKSLNEGVQMRSDWVLPICTGGERLKDAKGDKAHPTQKPESLLHRVLIGSTNPGDVVLDPFFGTGTTGAVAKMLGRDFIGIEREETYREVAEKRLSRVRRFDASALATTTSKRAEPRVPFGQVVERGMLRPGEELYSLDNRHKVKVRADGSLIGNDVKGSIHQVGAALQRAPSCNGWTYWHFRREGRMVPIDILRQQIRAEMQADGAQRPN; encoded by the coding sequence ATGAAAACAGAAACGACTCGGCGCGCCGAGCCGCGTAGCTTACCATTGAATCAGATACTTGCTGGCGACTGCATCGAGGTGATGAATTCATTGCCCGAAAACAGCGTCGATCTGATCTTTGCTGACCCGCCCTATAACCTGCAGCTCAAGGGCGATTTGCATCGCCCTGACAACTCCAAGGTCGATGCGGTCGATGACCACTGGGACCAGTTCGCGGGCTTCGGCGCCTATGACAAATTCACCCGCGAATGGCTGGCCGCCGCGCGCCGCGTGCTGAAACCGCATGGCGCGATCTGGGTGATCGGCTCCTATCACAACATCTTCCGGGTCGGTGCGGCCTTGCAGGATGCCGGGTTCTGGATCCTGAACGATGTCGTCTGGCGCAAATCCAATCCGATGCCGAACTTCCGCGGCAAGCGCCTGACCAACGCCCATGAGACGATGATCTGGGCCTCGAAATCGGAAAATTCGAAATACACCTTCAACTATGAGGCGCTGAAATCGCTGAATGAAGGCGTGCAGATGCGCTCGGATTGGGTGCTGCCGATCTGCACCGGCGGCGAGCGCCTCAAGGATGCCAAGGGCGACAAGGCCCATCCGACGCAAAAGCCCGAAAGCCTGCTTCACCGCGTGCTGATCGGCTCGACCAATCCCGGTGATGTCGTGCTCGACCCGTTCTTCGGCACCGGCACGACCGGCGCGGTTGCCAAGATGCTCGGCCGTGATTTCATCGGCATCGAGCGCGAGGAGACCTATCGCGAGGTGGCCGAGAAACGTCTCTCGCGCGTGCGCCGCTTCGATGCCTCGGCTTTGGCGACGACGACCAGCAAACGCGCTGAACCGCGCGTGCCCTTCGGTCAGGTGGTCGAGCGCGGGATGCTGCGCCCGGGCGAAGAGCTTTACTCGCTCGACAACCGCCACAAGGTGAAGGTCCGCGCCGATGGCAGCCTGATCGGCAATGATGTCAAAGGCTCGATCCATCAGGTCGGCGCGGCGCTGCAACGCGCACCCTCCTGCAATGGCTGGACCTATTGGCACTTCCGCCGCGAGGGCCGCATGGTGCCGATCGACATCTTGCGCCAGCAGATCCGAGCCGAGATGCAGGCCGACGGCGCACAGCGCCCGAACTGA
- a CDS encoding ribonuclease HII: MSQPDLEFELAAQAQGARLIAGVDEVGRGPLAGPVTAAAVILCEDPPAGLNDSKKLSAKRRDALAEEIMARCDWAYAHVWIDEIDRLNIYHASHLAMCRAVEKLKSRPDLALIDGNAVPRDLAIPAQAIVKGDARSLSIAAASIVAKVLRDRLMVDLAQQHPGYGWERNAGYPTKVHLEALLNLGVTPYHRRSFAPVHNILCKGLSTTD, encoded by the coding sequence ATGAGCCAGCCTGATCTGGAATTCGAGCTTGCGGCGCAGGCGCAAGGCGCCCGCCTGATCGCGGGCGTCGACGAGGTCGGTCGCGGCCCCTTGGCGGGGCCAGTGACGGCGGCTGCGGTGATTCTGTGCGAGGATCCGCCCGCTGGCCTCAATGATTCGAAGAAGCTGTCGGCCAAGCGCCGCGATGCCTTGGCCGAAGAGATCATGGCGCGCTGTGACTGGGCCTATGCGCATGTCTGGATCGACGAGATCGACCGGCTGAATATCTACCATGCCTCGCATCTCGCGATGTGCCGCGCGGTCGAAAAACTCAAGTCTCGCCCGGATCTTGCGCTGATCGACGGCAACGCCGTGCCGCGTGATCTGGCGATTCCCGCGCAGGCCATCGTCAAGGGCGACGCGCGCTCGCTGTCCATCGCGGCGGCCTCGATCGTGGCCAAAGTGTTGCGCGACAGACTCATGGTGGATTTGGCGCAACAGCACCCCGGCTATGGCTGGGAACGCAATGCGGGTTATCCCACAAAGGTTCATCTCGAAGCGCTGCTAAATCTTGGGGTGACCCCATACCATAGGCGCAGCTTCGCGCCGGTCCACAATATCTTGTGTAAAGGCCTCTCGACAACTGATTGA
- a CDS encoding ureidoglycolate lyase — protein MPQTIRALPITAEAFAPYGELLTARDAPSKLINAGRCERHHALATVERGGGEAILSIFRSEPISLPYDCALLERHPLGSQAFFPITPGVWLSVVAPDEGGRPGAPLAFIVPAGMGVNLHAGTWHGVLTPLDQPADFLVIDREGAGVNLEEVEIAPVTITA, from the coding sequence ATGCCCCAGACGATCCGCGCCCTGCCCATCACGGCAGAGGCTTTTGCCCCCTACGGCGAGCTGCTGACCGCGCGTGACGCCCCAAGCAAGCTCATCAACGCGGGCCGCTGCGAGCGGCACCATGCGCTGGCCACGGTCGAGCGCGGCGGCGGCGAGGCGATTCTCTCGATCTTCCGGTCCGAGCCGATCAGCCTGCCCTATGACTGCGCGCTGCTCGAACGCCATCCGCTTGGTTCGCAGGCGTTTTTCCCGATCACGCCGGGGGTCTGGCTTTCGGTCGTGGCCCCGGACGAGGGCGGCCGCCCCGGCGCACCGCTCGCCTTCATCGTGCCCGCTGGCATGGGCGTGAACCTGCACGCGGGGACCTGGCATGGCGTGCTGACGCCGCTTGACCAGCCCGCCGATTTCCTCGTGATCGACCGCGAGGGCGCGGGCGTCAATCTCGAAGAGGTCGAGATTGCCCCGGTCACGATCACCGCATGA
- a CDS encoding MFS transporter, whose product MSDLTAARAPQPVPTAWVVLIAISACHMINDVMQSMLSAIYPQLQDEFSLSYSQIGLMTFAFQVTASLLQPVVGIVTDKNPMPRSLALGMGSTFVGVMLLALAHVYWVLVVGAMLIGVGSAIFHPESSRVARIASGGKFGTAQSLFQLGGNFGQALGPLLAAFVVLPLGRPSIAIFAIFAMMGSAILWRVGTWAEGKRKATVAREVRGSSMSRNRVILAISVLALLTFTKNIYTASLSSYYTFFLIHKFGVSTQTSQVMLFLFLGGMAAGVMLGGIFGDRIGPLKVIWFSILGVLPFTLLLPHVGLMPTGILSVIIGLILASAFPAIVVFAQELVPGRTGMIAGIFFGFAFGMGGIAAAVLGVVADAKGIEYVYWICSFLPIMGLLTVFLPRMHRV is encoded by the coding sequence ATGTCCGACCTCACCGCAGCGCGCGCGCCCCAGCCGGTGCCGACCGCTTGGGTAGTTCTGATCGCCATCAGCGCCTGCCATATGATCAACGATGTCATGCAGTCGATGCTCTCGGCGATCTATCCGCAGCTTCAGGACGAATTTTCACTCAGCTACAGCCAGATCGGCCTGATGACCTTCGCCTTTCAGGTCACGGCCTCGCTGCTGCAGCCCGTGGTCGGCATCGTCACCGACAAGAATCCGATGCCGCGCTCGCTGGCTTTGGGCATGGGCTCGACTTTTGTCGGGGTGATGCTGCTGGCCTTGGCGCATGTATACTGGGTGCTTGTGGTCGGCGCGATGCTGATCGGCGTCGGCTCGGCGATCTTCCACCCCGAAAGCTCGCGCGTCGCGCGCATTGCCTCGGGCGGGAAATTCGGCACGGCGCAATCGCTCTTCCAGCTGGGTGGCAACTTCGGGCAGGCGCTTGGCCCGCTGCTGGCGGCGTTTGTCGTCCTGCCGCTTGGCCGCCCCTCAATCGCGATTTTCGCGATCTTTGCCATGATGGGGTCCGCGATCCTGTGGCGCGTCGGCACCTGGGCCGAGGGCAAGCGCAAGGCCACGGTGGCGCGTGAGGTCCGGGGGTCCAGCATGTCGCGCAATCGCGTGATCCTTGCGATCTCTGTTCTGGCGCTGCTGACCTTCACCAAGAACATCTACACCGCGAGCCTCTCGAGCTATTACACCTTCTTCCTGATCCATAAATTCGGGGTCTCGACCCAGACCTCGCAGGTCATGCTGTTCCTCTTCCTCGGCGGGATGGCGGCGGGCGTCATGCTGGGCGGGATCTTCGGTGACCGCATCGGGCCGTTGAAGGTGATCTGGTTCTCGATCCTCGGCGTTCTGCCCTTCACGCTTTTGCTGCCCCATGTCGGATTGATGCCGACCGGGATCCTGTCGGTCATCATCGGCCTGATCCTCGCCTCGGCCTTCCCGGCGATCGTCGTCTTCGCGCAAGAGCTGGTGCCGGGCCGCACCGGGATGATCGCGGGGATCTTCTTCGGCTTTGCCTTCGGCATGGGCGGGATTGCGGCGGCGGTGCTCGGCGTGGTCGCTGACGCAAAGGGCATCGAATATGTCTATTGGATCTGCTCCTTCCTGCCGATCATGGGGCTGCTCACGGTCTTCCTGCCGCGGATGCATCGCGTATAG
- a CDS encoding GntR family transcriptional regulator — translation MTWQSVQTEVLSRIRSGFWRPGQLIPTESELAIEFGCARATVNRALTSLAASGLLERRRKVGTRIAKHPPQRSTLPKTALRNEIEAAGATYGYRLISIRRATPPADIAKLLMLKSGQATLEIRAEFSANDQPYCGEERWIAIDAAPGIEQAPLNEISAFEWLSDNVALNHGSLSVSATSAQNEFVSNALSVQRGTPVLLIERGNWADAVAVTVSRQYFPAGHTLSALY, via the coding sequence ATGACTTGGCAGTCCGTGCAAACGGAAGTGTTGTCCCGCATCCGGAGCGGTTTCTGGCGGCCGGGTCAATTGATTCCGACCGAAAGCGAACTCGCGATCGAGTTTGGCTGTGCGCGCGCGACTGTCAACCGTGCTCTGACGTCACTTGCGGCCAGCGGCCTCCTGGAACGTCGTCGCAAGGTCGGCACCCGGATCGCCAAGCACCCGCCGCAGCGCTCGACTTTGCCCAAGACCGCCCTGCGCAATGAGATCGAAGCCGCCGGTGCGACCTATGGCTATCGCCTGATCAGCATCCGTCGCGCGACGCCTCCGGCCGATATCGCGAAGCTGCTCATGCTGAAATCGGGTCAGGCCACGCTTGAGATCCGCGCCGAATTCTCGGCCAATGATCAACCCTATTGCGGCGAAGAGCGCTGGATTGCGATCGACGCGGCTCCGGGGATCGAGCAAGCGCCGCTCAACGAGATCTCGGCCTTCGAATGGCTTTCGGACAATGTCGCGCTGAACCACGGCAGCCTGTCTGTCTCGGCGACCTCGGCACAGAACGAATTCGTTTCGAATGCACTCAGCGTCCAGCGTGGCACGCCGGTTCTGCTGATCGAACGTGGCAATTGGGCCGATGCCGTCGCGGTAACGGTCTCGCGTCAATACTTCCCGGCAGGTCATACGCTCAGCGCACTTTACTGA
- a CDS encoding L,D-transpeptidase family protein has translation MRSLSPSLPRVGRLLLAGALALPLAPASVTAVALTWMSLPGPAFAQATMEPGKIQRKITAADIETADYTSGDLPAGQSAITAKVQILLDRSGISPGVVDGWRGGMSESALKAFQRRAGLPVDGRMSPVVWQLLLPFASGPLTTEYTITDKDAEGLVDKIPTDYAEKAKMTSQGYTSILEKLAERFHMDEKFLQKLNPGVDFVPGVTIQATVPAPPIRGTVTRIIVDKQTRRVAAYDAKGNLLADYPATVGSSATPSPHGIHKVDAVALNPVYTYNPNKNFKQGNNDRVLVIPPGPNGPVGDVWIDLSEPTYGIHGTATPSRLFVNQSNGCVRLTNWDARELAHMVKANVTVVEFLDPGVSIADVTGVANSAAANTAQLPAALGAKRPLARPHLATAPDQAPDSAAVTLAAQAALQTVTPPAGATTTVVGHESGDLLATAIADAISPQELKPSAVGPTHPPRRTAPASAPASPPASTATPAPEPVPAATAPVVAPAPAVP, from the coding sequence ATGCGCTCACTGTCGCCCTCCCTCCCCCGAGTCGGACGCCTTTTGCTCGCCGGAGCGCTTGCGCTGCCGCTGGCCCCAGCCTCCGTGACCGCTGTCGCGCTGACATGGATGTCGCTGCCGGGACCGGCCTTCGCGCAGGCCACGATGGAGCCGGGCAAGATCCAGCGCAAAATCACCGCCGCCGATATCGAGACCGCGGATTACACCTCGGGCGATCTGCCCGCGGGGCAATCGGCCATTACCGCCAAGGTCCAGATCCTGCTTGACCGTTCGGGGATTTCGCCGGGCGTGGTTGATGGCTGGCGTGGCGGGATGAGCGAAAGCGCGCTCAAGGCGTTCCAGCGCCGGGCGGGCCTGCCGGTCGATGGGCGGATGAGCCCGGTTGTCTGGCAATTGCTGCTGCCCTTCGCCAGCGGGCCGCTGACCACCGAATACACGATCACCGACAAGGATGCCGAAGGGCTCGTCGACAAGATCCCGACCGATTACGCCGAAAAGGCGAAGATGACCTCGCAGGGCTATACCAGCATTCTCGAAAAGCTGGCCGAGCGCTTCCACATGGATGAGAAATTCCTGCAAAAGCTCAATCCCGGCGTGGATTTCGTGCCGGGCGTGACCATTCAGGCGACCGTTCCCGCCCCGCCGATCCGGGGCACGGTCACACGGATCATCGTGGACAAACAGACCCGCCGGGTCGCGGCCTATGATGCCAAGGGCAATCTGCTGGCGGATTATCCGGCAACCGTCGGCTCGTCGGCGACCCCCTCGCCGCATGGCATTCACAAGGTCGATGCGGTCGCCTTGAACCCGGTTTATACCTACAATCCGAACAAGAATTTCAAGCAGGGCAACAATGACCGCGTGCTGGTCATTCCGCCCGGGCCGAACGGTCCTGTTGGCGATGTCTGGATCGACCTCTCCGAGCCGACCTATGGCATCCACGGAACCGCAACCCCCTCGCGGCTGTTCGTTAACCAGTCGAACGGCTGTGTCCGGCTGACCAATTGGGACGCGAGGGAGCTTGCTCATATGGTGAAGGCGAATGTCACCGTGGTCGAATTCCTCGATCCGGGCGTCAGCATTGCCGATGTGACCGGGGTGGCGAATTCCGCGGCGGCAAATACCGCGCAGCTTCCCGCAGCTCTCGGCGCGAAACGCCCGCTGGCGCGCCCGCATCTCGCCACCGCGCCCGATCAGGCCCCCGATTCTGCGGCGGTGACGCTGGCCGCTCAGGCGGCGCTCCAGACCGTGACGCCGCCTGCAGGTGCCACCACGACCGTGGTCGGTCACGAAAGCGGCGACCTGCTGGCCACGGCGATTGCCGACGCCATCTCGCCGCAAGAGCTGAAGCCAAGCGCCGTCGGCCCGACCCATCCGCCGCGTCGCACGGCGCCCGCTTCGGCCCCGGCGTCGCCCCCCGCTTCGACCGCAACACCTGCGCCAGAGCCGGTTCCAGCGGCAACCGCGCCGGTCGTCGCCCCTGCGCCTGCGGTGCCCTAA
- a CDS encoding extensin family protein has translation MSVARALASLTLAAALLSGGALAESKPPERPAPVEAAPEDATPTETSARPPQKPEPPAPEEPTADKPAPAAAATAPATTDATASAPETPAPDDATAKPDISAAPALRSTLRESDFDQSACLLTLFTLGTGYEELPAISEADNRDCGIDRPVRITEILPGIALDGAPVMRCDTARHLAFWLRDSVRPASAFLPGAPRLTGIEPGSTYQCRGVVGGQSTATVSEHALGNAFDIAAFRFDDGTRLEIAPRQDKGSIDEAFQAAIRGTACLWFTTVLGPGANAAHDNHLHLDIKARKGGFRICQ, from the coding sequence ATGAGCGTGGCGCGGGCTCTGGCCAGTCTCACGCTGGCGGCGGCGCTGCTCTCGGGCGGCGCGCTGGCCGAGAGCAAGCCGCCCGAGCGCCCCGCCCCAGTCGAAGCTGCCCCAGAGGACGCGACCCCGACAGAAACAAGCGCTCGGCCTCCGCAAAAGCCCGAACCGCCAGCGCCCGAAGAACCAACCGCCGACAAGCCAGCGCCAGCAGCCGCGGCAACCGCACCAGCGACCACGGATGCCACGGCCTCAGCGCCCGAAACCCCGGCGCCCGATGACGCCACGGCCAAACCCGATATTTCCGCCGCGCCAGCTCTGCGCAGCACCCTGCGCGAAAGCGACTTCGACCAATCCGCCTGCCTGCTGACCCTCTTCACGCTCGGCACCGGCTATGAAGAGCTTCCCGCGATTTCAGAGGCCGACAACCGCGATTGCGGCATCGATCGGCCGGTTCGGATCACCGAGATCCTGCCCGGCATCGCGCTCGACGGCGCACCGGTGATGCGCTGCGACACGGCGCGCCACCTGGCCTTCTGGCTGCGCGATTCGGTCCGCCCGGCCTCGGCTTTCCTGCCCGGCGCGCCACGCCTGACCGGGATCGAGCCCGGCTCGACCTATCAATGTCGCGGCGTGGTGGGCGGTCAAAGCACGGCGACGGTCTCGGAACATGCGCTCGGCAATGCGTTCGACATCGCCGCCTTCCGCTTCGACGACGGCACGCGGCTTGAGATCGCACCGCGCCAGGACAAGGGCTCGATCGACGAGGCCTTTCAGGCAGCGATCCGGGGCACAGCCTGCCTGTGGTTCACCACCGTCCTCGGTCCGGGCGCGAATGCCGCCCATGACAATCACCTTCACCTCGACATCAAGGCGCGCAAGGGCGGCTTTCGCATCTGCCAGTAG
- a CDS encoding Crp/Fnr family transcriptional regulator → MVMRGMAVRSHGVPGRSGERVISAIHVAGDFVDLHGFVLTRLEHDIVALGPVTAEFIDHSDLREISENFPHLSRLFWLSTVIDAAMHRQWLVAAASLRSNAHLAHLLCEIYVRLASVGAAQDHRFVLPALQRELAEMLGYSPIHINRAVRDLRDRGLVRWTGAQVEILDWGELARLARFSPEYLDLDRFSR, encoded by the coding sequence ATGGTCATGCGTGGCATGGCGGTGCGCTCGCATGGCGTGCCCGGACGCAGCGGAGAGCGGGTGATTTCCGCGATCCACGTCGCCGGGGATTTCGTGGATCTGCACGGTTTCGTGCTGACGCGGCTAGAGCATGACATCGTGGCGCTTGGCCCGGTGACGGCCGAATTCATCGACCACAGCGATTTGCGCGAGATCTCCGAGAATTTTCCGCATTTGTCGCGGCTCTTCTGGCTTTCGACGGTGATTGATGCGGCGATGCATCGCCAATGGCTGGTGGCGGCGGCCTCATTGCGCTCGAATGCCCATCTCGCGCATCTTCTCTGCGAGATTTACGTCCGTCTCGCCAGTGTCGGGGCCGCGCAGGACCACCGCTTCGTCCTGCCAGCGCTTCAGCGGGAACTTGCGGAAATGCTTGGATATTCCCCGATCCATATCAACCGCGCGGTGCGCGATCTGCGTGACCGTGGGCTGGTGCGCTGGACGGGGGCGCAGGTCGAGATCCTCGATTGGGGCGAGCTTGCCCGGCTGGCGCGGTTTTCGCCGGAATATCTCGATCTCGACCGGTTCAGCCGCTAG
- a CDS encoding FliI/YscN family ATPase: MDQALAIAAQIGEERLIRYFGLVHAIQAGVVLVSGLNNHAALGDRVVFDLTGGAQIQGEVIALQARFAAILPEGPSEGLHIGARAELLFAPRLRPGPDWVGRIIDPLGQPLDGRPLEQGGAALRYRAPPPPAASRKRLGERLDTGLAVFDTLLPIVKGQRLGLFAGSGVGKSTLLSALAKGVSADVVVIALIGERGRELREFVEEVLGPEGMARAVVVAATSDQSPMMRRRCAWAGMTVAEYFRDQGAHVLFLADSITRFAEAHREIALAGGESPSYRGFPPSVSNLIMALAERSGPGPAGAGDITALFSVLVAGSDMEEPIADILRGVLDGHIVLDRAIAERGRFPAIDVLRSVSRSLPQAASEAENSLIARARAMLGSYAESELMIRAGLYAAGSDQMLDEAVRLYPALDNFVTLKAENTAESFTLLAEALARGPQNAPRAM, from the coding sequence ATGGATCAGGCTTTGGCGATTGCCGCGCAGATCGGGGAAGAGCGGCTTATCCGCTATTTCGGCCTTGTCCACGCGATTCAGGCGGGGGTGGTGCTGGTCTCGGGGCTGAACAATCACGCGGCTTTGGGCGATCGCGTTGTTTTCGACCTGACCGGCGGCGCACAGATCCAGGGCGAGGTCATTGCGCTACAGGCGCGCTTCGCCGCGATTCTACCGGAAGGCCCGTCCGAGGGGCTGCATATCGGGGCGCGGGCCGAGCTTCTCTTCGCGCCGCGCCTGCGCCCGGGGCCGGATTGGGTCGGTCGGATCATCGACCCTCTGGGCCAGCCGCTCGATGGTCGCCCGCTTGAGCAGGGCGGCGCAGCGCTGCGCTACCGCGCCCCGCCGCCGCCAGCGGCCAGCCGCAAGCGGTTGGGCGAGCGGCTCGACACCGGGCTTGCGGTCTTCGACACCTTGCTGCCGATCGTGAAGGGGCAGCGGCTTGGGCTTTTCGCGGGCTCGGGCGTGGGGAAATCGACGCTGCTCTCGGCGCTGGCCAAAGGGGTTTCGGCCGATGTCGTGGTGATCGCGCTGATCGGCGAACGCGGGCGCGAGCTCCGCGAATTCGTTGAGGAGGTGCTTGGCCCCGAGGGCATGGCGCGCGCGGTGGTGGTGGCCGCGACCTCGGATCAGTCGCCGATGATGCGGCGGCGCTGCGCTTGGGCGGGGATGACGGTCGCGGAATATTTCCGCGATCAGGGCGCGCATGTGCTGTTTTTGGCCGATTCGATCACGCGTTTCGCCGAGGCGCATCGCGAAATCGCCCTCGCTGGCGGGGAGAGCCCGAGTTATCGCGGCTTTCCGCCCTCGGTCTCGAACCTCATCATGGCACTGGCCGAACGCTCGGGGCCTGGACCGGCGGGGGCGGGCGATATCACCGCGCTCTTTTCGGTGCTGGTCGCGGGCTCGGATATGGAGGAGCCGATTGCCGATATCCTGCGCGGTGTTCTGGACGGCCATATCGTGCTGGATCGCGCCATTGCCGAACGCGGGCGTTTTCCTGCAATCGACGTGCTGCGCTCGGTGTCGCGCTCTTTGCCGCAAGCTGCGAGCGAGGCTGAGAATTCCCTGATCGCGCGGGCGCGGGCCATGCTGGGCAGCTATGCCGAATCAGAGCTGATGATCCGGGCCGGGCTTTATGCGGCAGGCAGTGACCAGATGCTGGACGAGGCGGTGCGGCTTTACCCCGCGCTCGACAATTTCGTGACCCTGAAGGCTGAAAATACTGCGGAAAGCTTTACGCTTTTGGCCGAGGCTCTGGCGCGTGGGCCGCAGAATGCGCCTCGAGCGATGTAG